A part of Vigna radiata var. radiata cultivar VC1973A chromosome 11, Vradiata_ver6, whole genome shotgun sequence genomic DNA contains:
- the LOC106777987 gene encoding disease resistance protein RPM1 produces MAESAVGFLLQRLAPVFENKVKLFTGVQAEVICLKGQLELIRAFLRVADALEESDDELKVWVKQVRDVVHEAEDLLDELELVQLHNHTNGFSIYLRIRNMKARYRIAHDLKSINSRLKAISSSRKLDSSSVASTSINTGTAWHDQRGDALLLDNTDLVGIDRPKKQVIGWLINGCPGRKVISVTGMGGIGKTTLVKKVYDDPDVKKHFKACAWVTVSQSCKIEELLKDLAKKLFSEIRRPIPEGMESMCSDKLKMMIKDLLQRKRYLVVFDDVWHMYEWEAVKYALPNNNCSSRIMITTRRSDLAFTSTIESNGKVYNLQPLKQDEAWDLFCRNTFQGDSCPSYLIDICKYILRKCEGLPLAIVAISGVLATKDKRRIDEWGMICHSLGAEIQGNGKLDNFKTVLNLSFNDLPYHLKYCFLYLSIFPQDYLIQRMRLIRLWIAEGFVEAKEGKTKEDVAHDYLKELLNRNLIQVAGTTTDGRVKTLRVHDLLREIIILKSKDQNFASIVNEQSAAWPEKIRRLSVHGTLPYRQQHRSVSQLRSFLMFGVGEYVPLGKLFPSGFKLLSVLDYQDAPLKKFPLAVIDLYHLRYLSLRNTKVKTVPGHIIGKLHNLETLDLKKTCVRELPVDILKLQKLRHLLVYQLKFKGYAEFHSKDGLKAPSEIGKLKSLQKLCFVEANQDCGMIIRQLGELSQLRRLGILKLREEDGMAFCLSIERLTNLHALSVASEGESKVIDLTFLCSPPPFLQRLYLSGRLQELPSWIQSLNSLARLFLKWSCLKYDPLVHLQDLPNLAHLELLKVYDGDALHFRSGKFKKLKVLGLDKFDGLKEVTVGKDAMNCLEKLSIGRCELLKKVPSGIENLTKLKVLEFFDMPDELMKTICPHGPGKDYCKVLHIPNVYSTYWKDGGWDVYALDTFSTDCSPRSGTLIRSHEPRIQWKV; encoded by the exons ATGGCTGAGAGTGCAGTGGGTTTTCTTCTCCAAAGGCTTGCACCTGTTTTTGAGAATAAGGTGAAATTGTTTACTGGAGTTCAAGCAGAAGTGATATGCCTGAAAGGACAGTTGGAGCTAATAAGAGCCTTCTTAAGGGTTGCAGATGCGTTAGAAGAGAGCGACGATGAACTTAAAGTTTGGGTTAAGCAAGTCAGAGATGTTGTTCATGAGGCCGAAGATCTTCTTGATGAATTGGAACTTGTCCAGCTACATAACCATACCAATGGATTCTCTATTTATCTCCGTATCAGGAATATGAAAGCTCGCTATCGGATTGCACATGACTTAAAAAGCATCAACTCGCGCTTGAAAGCTATTTCTTCAAGTCGTAAACTGGACTCTTCTTCAGTGGCTTCAACTTCCATTAATACAG GTACCGCATGGCACGATCAACGAGGAGATGCTCTTCTCCTGGACAACACTGATCTAGTGGGCATAGACAGGCCAAAAAAACAGGTTATAGGATGGTTGATCAATGGTTGTCCTGGACGAAAAGTGATTTCTGTTACTGGAATGGGAGGGATAGGAAAAACTACTTTGGTGAAGAAAGTATATGATGATCCAGACGTAAAAAAGCACTTCAAAGCTTGTGCTTGGGTGACTGTTTCTCAATCTTGTAAAATTGAGGAGCTTCTCAAAGACTTGGCCAAGAAGCTCTTTTCTGAGATAAGGCGACCAATTCCAGAGGGAATGGAAAGCATGTGTAGTGATAAGCTCAAGATGATGATCAAAGACTTGCTGCAGAGGAAGAGGTATCTAGTAGTATTTGATGATGTGTGGCATATGTATGAATGGGAAGCTGTCAAATATGCATTGCCAAACAACAATTGTAGTAGCAGGATCATGATCACCACTCGTAGATCTGATTTAGCCTTTACCTCCACAATAGAATCCAACGGTAAAGTGTATAACTTGCAACCCTTGAAACAAGATGAGGCTTGGGATCTATTTTGTAGGAACACCTTTCAGGGTGATTCATGTCCCTCATATTTGATTGACATCtgtaaatatatcttaagaaaATGTGAGGGTCTTCCTCTTGCAATTGTAGCAATCAGTGGTGTCCTGGCCACAAAAGACAAGCGCAGGATTGATGAGTGGGGTATGATTTGCCATAGTCTTGGAGCTGAAATTCAAGGCAATGGCAAACTCGATAATTTCAAAACTGTACTCAACCTCAGTTTTAATGATTTACCTTACCATTTGAAATACTGTTTCTTGTACTTAAGCATCTTTCCTCAGGACTATCTGATTCAGCGCATGAGATTGATTCGCTTATGGATAGCAGAAGGTTTTGTTGAAGCCAAAGAAGGAAAAACAAAGGAAGATGTTGCACATGATTACCTGAAGGAGCTCCTGAATAGAAACTTAATACAAGTAGCAGGTACAACAACTGATGGAAGGGTCAAAACTTTGCGAGTCCATGATCTTCTACGGGAGATCATCATTTTGAAGTCTAAAGACCAAAACTTTGCATCCATTGTCAACGAACAAAGTGCGGCATGGCCAGAAAAGATTCGGCGGCTTTCAGTGCACGGCACATTACCATATCGGCAGCAACATAGGTCTGTCTCTCAACTCCGTTCTTTTTTAATGTTTGGGGTTGGAGAATATGTACCCCTTGGAAAACTGTTCCCAAGTGGTTTTAAACTGCTTAGTGTCTTAGATTATCAAGATGCACCTTTGAAGAAGTTTCCACTAGCAGTTATTGATCTATATCATTTAAGATATCTAAGCTTAAGGAACACAAAGGTGAAAACAGTTCCAGGTCACATAATAGGGAAGTTGCATAATCTAGAAACACTGGATCTAAAGAAGACTTGTGTCAGAGAATTGCCTGTAGATATTCTGAAGCTTCAAAAGCTTCGTCATCTCCTTGTGTATCAGTTGAAATTCAAAGGTTATGCAGAGTTTCACTCCAAAGATGGTCTTAAGGCTCCCTCTGAAATAGGAAAATTAAAGTCACTACAAAAGCTTTGTTTTGTGGAGGCAAACCAAGACTGTGGAATGATAATAAGGCAATTAGGGGAGCTAAGTCAACTAAGAAGGTTGGGAATCTTGAAGCTTAGAGAGGAAGATGGGATGGCTTTCTGTTTGTCCATTGAGAGATTAACTAATCTTCATGCCCTCTCTGTTGCTTCTGAGGGTGAGAGTAAAGTCATTGATCTGACATTTCTCTGTTCACCACCTCCATTTCTTCAACGCTTGTATTTGTCAGGGCGTCTGCAAGAGTTACCAAGTTGGATACAGTCTCTTAACAGCCTAGCCAGGTTATTTCTGAAATGGAGCTGTTTAAAATACGATCCTCTAGTGCATCTGCAAGATCTTCCAAACCTTGCACATCTTGAACTACTTAAGGTTTATGATGGTGACGCTTTGCATTTTAGGAGTGGTAAGTTCAAGAAGCTCAAGGTTTTAGGTCTTGACAAATTTGACGGACTGAAAGAGGTGACAGTGGGGAAGGATGCAATGAACTGCCTAGAAAAACTGAGCATAGGGCGGTGTGAATTGTTGAAGAAGGTTCCATCAGGCATTGAGAATTTGACCAAGTTGAAAGTCCTTGAGTTTTTCGATATGCCAGATGAACTGATGAAAACTATATGTCCACATGGTCCCGGAAAAGATTACTGTAAAGTTTTACATATTCCAAATGTCTATTCTACCTACTGGAAAGATGGAGGTTGGGATGTTTATGCTCTGGACACTTTCAGCACAGATTGTTCTCCTAGATCAGGCACTCTCATAAGAAGTCATGAACCTCGTATTCAGTGGAAGGTGTAG
- the LOC106776332 gene encoding uncharacterized protein LOC106776332 codes for MEDDELFEKWDDAMLEEAVALADNAPKLTSNSYASSSFSDDHRFVPPKPYFHSLPSTSYHPPRPLPSANFSSVYSAACYSPPRELSQRNTAVIVGPPPNPPSDKDLEIERLKRELEHATQQIENLEKERVKFKKERDKKEDKPKFTSSSNEGESACANCSKAKSINKDFGTVDPNCHNTSKFKNGVSSHVPIAETTFKAKGVQTEIEAQGASSDDLSAYLDLSQKLRAIWGSPTKKMGHNVISKLLAGCQRDFHILFGCMNMSLPSEITRELFSDLSSSGVALHHLKDRYLTPEAAKISNFYLALTKIADGTDVLETLIGPLLDLCGMENVVIVHSSLCVLHMLLKLLLELENNAGRRDNVFIEGLCDGKDLVDFGVKDENLVDEEIESRKECQNHQNALQPHVNWVSLFEITHQIAMRITEERVRVEAVSIMKLLFLRSNAYFEREQFSQKIVFKTISELLKKDAGLCVKKHTLRLLYLVLNCPKLLAAFCCGCKEGDASSAMNENESTSDFQYFKIILQGLSDCVAPHRSGLLGLKVSRNVILVLAFLASSGQPGFEIFVGHRLSNRGVNYLMLILQLLVSEMDLEAESYEQQAEIFRERTFLIREILILLNRLVSNPSYSGTVLRGLTSTRDMAGLTIDVASRLSRKGKKNEQDSMVKHIRETEIIDLARLFKKRVFAYLGDNVS; via the exons ATGGAGGACGACGAATTGTTCGAAAAATGGGATGATGCGATGCTCGAAGAGGCCGTTGCCCTCGCTGACAACGCACCAAAACTAACCTCAAACTCTTATGCTTCTTCCTCCTTCTCAGACGACCACCGCTTCGTACCACCAAAACCATACTTTCACTCACTTCCTTCAACTTCTTATCACCCTCCGCGTCCGCTTCCTTCCGCCAACTTTTCCTCCGTTTACTCCGCCGCTTGCTACTCGCCTCCGCGGGAGCTCTCTCAGAGGAACACCGCTGTCATTGTCGGTCCGCCTCCGAATCCTCCTTCCGACAAAGACCTCGAGATTGAACGCTTAAAG AGGGAGCTGGAACATGCAACACAGCAGATTGAAAATCTG GAAAAGGAGCGTGTCAAGTtcaagaaagaaagagacaagAAAGAAGATAAACCCAAATTCACGTCTTCTAGTAACGAAGGAGAAAGTGCTTGCGCTAACTGTTCAAAGGCAAAGAGTATAAACAA GGATTTTGGAACTGTTGATCCCAACTGTCATAacacttcaaaatttaaaaatggagTATCTTCACACGTTCCAATTG CTGAAACTACTTTTAAAGCTAAGGGAGTTCAAACAGAAATAGAAGCCCAAGGTGCTTCAAGTGACGATCTCTCGGCTTATCTTGATCTTTCCCAGAAATTGCGGGCAATATGGGGTTCTCCAACTAAAAAGATGGGACATAATGTGATATCCAAGTTGCTTGCGGGTTGTCAAAGAGATTTTCATATTCTCTTTGGCTGCATGAATATGAGTCTGCCCTCTGAAATAACTAGAGAATTATTTTCAGATTTAAGCTCTTCAGGAGTAGCTTTGCATCACCTCAAGGATCGTTATCTTACTCCAGAGGCAGCAAAGATATCAAATTTCTACCTTGCATTAACAAAG ATAGCTGATGGAACAGATGTTTTGGAAACTTTAATTGGACCACTGCTTGATCTCTGTGGAATGGAAAAT GTTGTTATTGTCCATAGTTCTCTATGTGTACTGCACATGCTTCTGAAGCTCCTACTGGAATTGGAAAATAATGCTGGAAGGAG GGACAATGTCTTCATTGAAGGACTTTGCGATGGGAAAGACCTGGTGGATTTTGGTGTAAAAGATGAAAATCTTGTTGATGAAGAAATAGAAAGTAGAAAAGAATGCCAGAACCATCAAAACGCCTTACAACCTCATGTAAATTGGGTGTCTCTTTTTGAGATAACGCATCAAATTGCCATGAGGATCACAGAAGAAAGAGTGAGAGTGGAGGCAGTATCTATTATGAAGCTGCTTTTCCTGAGAAGTAATGCTTACTTTGAGAGGGAACA GTTTAGCcagaaaatagtttttaaaactatttcCGAATTGCTAAAGAAGGATGCTGGGCTGTGTGTGAAGAAACACACTCTAAGACTTCTATACCTGGTTTTGAATT GTCCAAAATTGTTGGCTGCTTTCTGCTGTGGATGCAAAGAGGGTGATGCTAGCAGTGCTATGAATGAGAATGAATCGACTTcagattttcaatattttaaaatcatccTTCAAGGATTGTCTGATTGTGTAGCCCCTCATAGGAGTGGTTTACTG GGATTGAAAGTCAGCAGAAATGTGATTCTTGTGCTGGCATTCCTTGCATCGTCTGGACAACcgggttttgaaatttttgttggTCATAGGCTCTCTAATAGAGGGGTAAACTATCTTATGTTGATTTTGCAATTACTGGTATCAGAGATGGATCTCGAAGCTGAATCATATGAGCAGCAGGCAGAAATTTTCAGGGAGAG GACATTTTTGATACGGGAGATACTGATATTACTTAACAGACTAGTGTCGAATCCTTCATATTCTGGCACGGTCTTGCGCGGTTTAACGAGCACTAGGGATATGGCTGGTTTGACAATTGATGTTGCAAGCAGATTATCTcgtaaagggaaaaaaaatgagCAGGACAGTATGGTGAAGCATATAAGAGAAACTGAAATTATAGACCTTGCTCGCCTCTTCAAGAAAAGAGTATTCGCTTATTTAGGTGATAACGTATCGTGA
- the LOC106776963 gene encoding uncharacterized protein LOC106776963 gives MVGIFSRFSVGRNVHRRTQSALDEREVMPPNSEAVAAVASAATATSHGIEVAVEFKPVEHPIEPLDSDRPIQCPLPEPSILNDGRIWKERVSATVRRRGDLPVMKEGGALESEDAGIKPRTSRSNRMILPSVSAPEHNLLKLLEECNASGI, from the exons ATGGTGGGTATATTTTCGAGATTCTCTGTTGGAAGGAATGTCCACCGACGTACTCAAAGTGCTTTG GATGAGAGGGAAGTGATGCCCCCAAACTCAGAGGCTGTTGCTGCAGTGGCGAGTGCTGCAACTGCCACTTCTCATGGAATTGAAGTGGCTGTGGAGTTTAAGCCTGTTGAACATCCAATTGAACCTCTTGACAGTGATAGGCCAATTCAGTGCCCGTTGCCAGAGCCATCTATTCTTAAT GATGGAAGAATATGGAAAGAACGAGTTTCTGCAACTGTGCGGAGAAGAGGGGACCTGCCAGTGATGAAGGAAGGGGGAGCACTTGAATCTGAAGATGCTGGAATCAAGCCCCGGACATCCCGGTCGAATCGAATGATCCTACCATCTGTCAGTGCTCCGGAGcataatcttttaaaacttcTTGAAGAGTGTAATGCTTCAGGCATCTAA